A genomic segment from Pseudomonadota bacterium encodes:
- the dapE gene encoding succinyl-diaminopimelate desuccinylase, with translation MKIDPVKLTQQLIACPSVTPKEGGALTLLEGVLKNLGFLCHRLPFGEGSDRVDNLYARWGREKPNLCFAGHTDVVPSGDKSGWKYPPFSATIDQGILYGRGAVDMKTAIVCFIAAFSETAQEIPGSISLLITGDEEGLGTHGTIKVMEWLQAKGEILDACLVGEPTSQNTVGDMLKIGRRGSLTGCITVKGTQGHVAYPHLADNPIPKLLAFLSAINEKVLDTGTADFSASNLEITSVDVGNSTTNVIPSQVTACFSIRFNTEQSGAKLTHWLQQMATVHARDFDLEIRVSGEPFLVEHTSRIAQCTATAIKTVTGKDPEFSTSGGTSDARFIHKLCPVVECGLLNKTAHHVDERVPLADIETLMRIYVEVLRRYFA, from the coding sequence ATGAAAATTGATCCAGTTAAATTGACGCAACAGCTAATTGCATGCCCCAGTGTCACCCCAAAAGAAGGCGGAGCCCTGACTTTGCTTGAAGGTGTGCTTAAGAATTTGGGATTTTTATGTCACCGGCTACCGTTTGGTGAAGGATCAGATCGCGTTGACAATCTTTATGCTCGCTGGGGTAGAGAAAAACCCAACCTATGTTTTGCTGGACACACGGATGTGGTCCCATCTGGAGACAAAAGTGGTTGGAAGTACCCACCCTTTAGTGCCACCATTGATCAAGGTATTCTCTACGGTCGTGGTGCAGTGGATATGAAAACCGCCATTGTCTGTTTTATTGCAGCGTTTAGTGAAACTGCGCAAGAAATTCCTGGATCCATTAGCCTGCTGATCACTGGCGATGAAGAGGGATTGGGCACCCATGGTACTATAAAAGTTATGGAGTGGCTGCAAGCCAAAGGAGAAATCCTCGACGCGTGCCTTGTTGGTGAACCTACCAGCCAGAATACCGTTGGTGATATGCTCAAAATTGGCCGCCGGGGCAGCCTGACAGGTTGCATTACGGTCAAAGGAACTCAAGGCCATGTGGCCTATCCACATCTGGCTGATAATCCAATTCCCAAACTATTGGCGTTTTTAAGCGCTATTAACGAAAAAGTGCTTGATACAGGTACTGCTGATTTTTCTGCATCTAATTTAGAAATTACAAGCGTAGATGTGGGTAATTCAACAACAAATGTTATTCCGTCTCAGGTGACTGCCTGCTTTAGCATTAGATTTAATACTGAACAAAGTGGTGCAAAGCTTACTCATTGGCTACAGCAGATGGCGACAGTTCATGCAAGAGACTTTGATCTAGAAATACGTGTCAGTGGCGAACCTTTCCTGGTCGAGCACACTTCTAGGATTGCTCAATGTACAGCTACAGCCATCAAAACGGTTACAGGCAAAGATCCTGAGTTTAGCACCAGCGGCGGCACTTCTGATGCTCGTTTTATTCATAAACTTTGCCCGGTTGTTGAATGCGGTCTGTTGAACAAAACTGCACACCATGTGGATGAGCGTGTACCACTAGCAGATATTGAAACATTGATGAGAATTTACGTTGAGGTGTTACGCAGGTACTTTGCGTGA
- a CDS encoding amino acid permease: MTTSVSVQHKPSFGLWRATSLVVGNIVGSGILLLPASLGLYGSLGLVGWGLTTVGAICVALVFARLAKRIPKIGGPYAYAHEAFGDFVGFQMAWSYWVGLWAGNAAVATAFVSYLTTFWPVLGQDMTLGFTVAAGSIWVFTLLNAFSLKLAGSFQVFATIVKVLPLVAIGIFGVFYIDFGHFTPLNPSGQPTLTALGSTLALTLFAFLGIESATVPAEDVINPEKTIPRATVLGTLASAGIYTWVMVVMLGLIPPHDLAQSNAPFADAGRIVFGDWAVPILSFSAAMAAFLTLNGWVLLQGQVPLAAARDGLFPPIFAKETKNGTPAWGLVLSSCLIMVMLAMNYQASLVEQFTTIILFTTFVQMLPYLYSCAAELLYLLTATEPVSRVQFVRTIAVTALGFIFTVAIVVGVGQKQVYLGMLFIFAGFPVYVWLKRKQSRESRKVPA; the protein is encoded by the coding sequence ATGACGACAAGCGTATCTGTGCAGCATAAACCTAGTTTTGGTTTATGGCGCGCAACATCTTTGGTCGTAGGAAATATCGTCGGATCGGGCATTTTGTTGTTACCTGCCTCTTTGGGATTATACGGAAGCCTCGGCCTGGTGGGGTGGGGGCTGACAACGGTGGGAGCCATCTGTGTAGCGTTAGTTTTTGCAAGACTTGCCAAGCGAATTCCTAAAATTGGTGGTCCTTATGCCTATGCGCACGAGGCATTTGGAGATTTTGTAGGTTTTCAAATGGCGTGGAGTTATTGGGTCGGGCTTTGGGCTGGCAATGCAGCTGTTGCGACTGCGTTTGTTAGTTACTTGACAACGTTTTGGCCTGTCTTGGGGCAGGATATGACCCTTGGTTTTACGGTGGCTGCTGGTTCCATTTGGGTATTTACACTGTTAAATGCTTTCAGCCTAAAACTGGCAGGATCATTTCAGGTGTTTGCAACCATTGTCAAAGTTTTACCGCTGGTTGCAATTGGAATTTTTGGAGTTTTCTATATTGATTTCGGTCACTTTACACCTTTGAATCCCAGTGGTCAGCCAACCCTAACCGCATTAGGTTCTACTCTTGCATTGACCTTATTTGCGTTTTTGGGGATTGAGTCAGCAACTGTCCCAGCTGAAGACGTAATCAATCCAGAAAAAACTATCCCGCGCGCCACAGTGCTTGGGACACTGGCGTCTGCCGGTATTTATACTTGGGTGATGGTAGTAATGTTAGGTTTGATACCACCGCATGATCTAGCACAATCGAATGCCCCTTTTGCTGACGCAGGCCGCATTGTTTTTGGTGATTGGGCAGTGCCAATTTTATCATTCAGTGCAGCTATGGCTGCATTTTTGACTCTAAATGGCTGGGTATTACTGCAAGGTCAGGTGCCCTTGGCAGCTGCTCGAGATGGTTTATTTCCTCCCATTTTTGCTAAAGAGACCAAAAATGGTACCCCTGCGTGGGGTTTAGTGCTGTCAAGTTGCTTGATTATGGTCATGCTGGCGATGAACTACCAAGCCAGCTTGGTTGAGCAATTTACCACAATCATCTTATTTACAACTTTCGTACAAATGCTGCCCTATTTATATTCGTGTGCAGCTGAATTGTTGTATTTGTTAACCGCAACAGAACCTGTTTCTCGAGTACAATTTGTACGTACAATTGCCGTTACAGCGCTGGGTTTTATTTTCACTGTGGCCATTGTGGTAGGAGTTGGCCAAAAGCAGGTGTACTTGGGGATGTTGTTCATTTTTGCTGGGTTTCCGGTTTATGTTTGGCTGAAACGGAAACAGAGCAGAGAGTCACGCAAAGTACCTGCGTAA
- a CDS encoding amino acid permease: protein MSQNNIHSNQPSLGLWRATSLVVGNIVGAGVLMLPASLGVYGTLGLLGWMLTTVGSIALALVFARLSRQYPIIGGPYAYSREAFGEFIGFQMAWSYWVGTWASNAAIATAFVSYLTSFWPILAEDMFLAFVVSGGSVWLFTFVNTMGVRTAGILQVFAVVVKVVPLAAVGLFGVFYFNLENFVPINPSGVPWITALGSAAALTLFSFLGIESATIPAEDVIEPEKNIPRATVLGTLIAAVIYIWTMTVILGLIPPAELSVSAAPFADASRVIFGNWSVPIIAASAAASAFVTLNGWILLQGQIPLAAAQDKIFPACFRKVTKSGAPAVGLIISSLLMTGMLILNYQATLVDQFTAIVTFTTFAVLLPYLYSSAAELYFLCTGAAQLSGWRLARSILVALLAFLYTVVIVAGAGQQAVYYGMIFVFAGFPCYVWMKRTDLLQKGSPRQ from the coding sequence ATGAGTCAGAATAATATTCACTCCAATCAGCCTAGTCTAGGCTTGTGGCGGGCGACGTCTTTGGTAGTTGGCAATATCGTAGGGGCTGGAGTCCTTATGCTACCGGCTTCATTGGGTGTTTATGGAACCCTGGGTTTGCTAGGGTGGATGTTGACAACCGTTGGTTCCATTGCCTTAGCGCTGGTTTTTGCGCGACTTTCGCGCCAGTATCCAATAATTGGTGGGCCATACGCATATTCTAGGGAAGCATTTGGAGAATTTATTGGCTTTCAAATGGCCTGGAGTTATTGGGTTGGAACTTGGGCCAGCAATGCAGCCATTGCAACTGCTTTTGTGAGTTACCTTACAAGCTTTTGGCCTATCTTGGCTGAAGATATGTTTCTCGCTTTTGTAGTTTCTGGTGGTTCGGTTTGGCTATTTACCTTTGTCAATACCATGGGCGTGCGAACAGCCGGCATATTGCAAGTTTTTGCTGTGGTTGTGAAGGTGGTGCCGCTTGCAGCGGTTGGATTGTTTGGGGTTTTCTACTTCAACCTTGAGAATTTTGTGCCTATCAATCCTTCAGGCGTGCCTTGGATAACCGCCCTTGGTTCAGCAGCAGCTCTGACTCTGTTTTCCTTTTTAGGCATTGAGTCAGCAACCATACCAGCTGAAGACGTAATTGAACCGGAAAAAAACATACCGCGAGCGACAGTGCTTGGAACGTTGATTGCAGCGGTTATTTATATCTGGACCATGACAGTGATTTTAGGTCTGATTCCTCCGGCAGAACTTTCGGTTTCAGCAGCTCCCTTTGCTGATGCCAGTCGAGTAATCTTTGGTAATTGGTCAGTGCCCATTATAGCTGCCAGTGCCGCAGCATCGGCCTTTGTCACTTTAAATGGTTGGATTCTGCTGCAGGGGCAAATTCCCTTAGCAGCAGCCCAGGATAAAATTTTTCCAGCTTGTTTCCGTAAGGTGACAAAAAGCGGTGCACCAGCCGTGGGGCTAATTATTTCCAGTTTGTTAATGACTGGAATGTTGATCTTAAATTACCAGGCTACTTTGGTTGACCAATTTACTGCGATTGTGACTTTTACTACTTTTGCGGTTTTATTGCCTTATCTCTATTCCAGTGCAGCCGAGTTGTATTTCTTGTGCACCGGAGCGGCACAGCTTTCCGGATGGCGACTGGCGCGTTCAATATTGGTTGCGCTACTGGCCTTCCTCTACACTGTAGTTATTGTTGCTGGTGCTGGGCAACAGGCGGTTTATTACGGCATGATCTTTGTTTTTGCTGGTTTTCCATGTTACGTGTGGATGAAGCGCACTGATCTTTTGCAAAAAGGAAGCCCAAGGCAATGA
- a CDS encoding multidrug effflux MFS transporter has translation MFGAKHSFIVILLIFALIMGEMANNIYVPSLPLLVAEFQVGVATISVSIGMGLLGCCLAFPVYGPLSDRLGRQQVLLTGILIFIFGSLLCYLATSASFFSVARLIQGVGIAAPYILGIAVIRDLFDHSRFSKIMSFIHMAIALAPAMAPIIGGYVTFYLGWRQNFFLIAVAGAILWFWMRLSMPETLSTEKRRSWSFADVIADYRQVVLNPAFVGYSLISGLVYAGLWAYLATVPYVFEALGVGVKQFGYYQSLLVGVYAGGAYFNSRVVEQWGVNYLLSRALSLTLFGAILFLSAVWLSPTSSHVMCLSLLPFCFGMGCVFANAATCAMDIFSEIKGAASAVLCSIESLVPVFVVTLLGLFHDGTMMPAGLGILSLTLLAFWLHRWLQVYELKALKG, from the coding sequence ATGTTTGGAGCTAAACACAGTTTTATTGTTATTTTGCTGATTTTCGCCCTAATTATGGGTGAGATGGCCAACAACATCTATGTGCCGAGTTTACCATTGTTGGTAGCAGAATTCCAGGTGGGTGTTGCGACTATTTCTGTATCTATAGGGATGGGGCTGTTGGGCTGTTGTTTGGCTTTTCCCGTTTATGGACCGCTTTCAGACCGGCTTGGCCGGCAGCAAGTTTTGTTGACTGGCATTCTGATTTTCATTTTCGGAAGCCTTTTGTGTTATTTAGCAACCAGTGCCAGTTTTTTTAGTGTTGCACGTCTTATTCAAGGCGTTGGTATTGCTGCTCCTTATATCCTTGGCATTGCAGTGATTCGTGATTTGTTTGATCATTCTCGTTTTTCGAAAATCATGTCATTTATACATATGGCGATTGCACTTGCACCAGCAATGGCGCCTATTATTGGTGGGTATGTGACCTTTTATCTAGGCTGGCGGCAGAATTTTTTCTTGATTGCCGTTGCCGGAGCAATATTATGGTTCTGGATGCGACTGAGTATGCCTGAAACTTTGAGCACAGAAAAGCGCAGGAGTTGGTCTTTTGCTGATGTTATCGCGGATTATCGCCAAGTTGTGCTTAATCCAGCTTTTGTTGGCTATAGTCTTATTTCCGGGTTGGTTTATGCAGGACTGTGGGCGTATTTGGCAACAGTTCCTTATGTCTTTGAAGCTCTTGGGGTCGGCGTTAAGCAATTTGGCTATTACCAATCCTTGCTTGTGGGGGTATATGCCGGTGGTGCTTACTTCAATAGCCGTGTGGTGGAGCAATGGGGGGTAAATTATTTGCTATCACGCGCCCTTTCTTTAACTCTATTTGGAGCTATTTTGTTTTTGAGTGCGGTTTGGTTGTCACCAACTTCAAGTCACGTTATGTGCTTAAGCCTGCTGCCTTTTTGTTTTGGGATGGGTTGTGTTTTTGCAAATGCAGCCACATGTGCTATGGATATTTTTTCAGAGATTAAAGGGGCGGCTTCGGCGGTTTTGTGTAGCATCGAATCGCTGGTGCCCGTTTTTGTGGTTACGTTGCTTGGTTTGTTTCATGATGGGACAATGATGCCAGCTGGTCTTGGAATTTTGAGTTTAACCTTACTGGCTTTTTGGTTGCATCGATGGTTGCAAGTTTATGAATTGAAGGCATTAAAGGGATAA
- the fabD gene encoding ACP S-malonyltransferase, whose protein sequence is MYAFVFPGQGSQKVGVGSLLYQAFPCAKDVFDEVDEALKQNLSQIIFSGSESDLKQTQNTQPALMAVSMAVLRVLEVEGRLDLKQMSHCVAGHSLGEYSALTAARVLSLANTAKLLRIRGNAMRSAAPEGTGAMAAILGLETDVVADITKKAQQELGNEVCVIANDNSPGQIVISGHKAAVERAMELAKSRGCKRALLLPVSGPFHSPLMQPAADVMQDALEQVEFAKPLVSVVCNVTAKTETEPARLKENLVTQITGQVRWRESIQNLDVQHIIELGAGKVLTGLNKRINPNLTVLSIETPTDIEIFLKEAA, encoded by the coding sequence ATGTATGCATTTGTTTTTCCGGGACAAGGCTCGCAAAAAGTTGGCGTGGGCTCGCTGCTGTATCAAGCGTTTCCCTGTGCTAAAGACGTATTTGATGAGGTAGATGAGGCCCTTAAGCAAAATCTCAGCCAGATAATTTTTTCAGGATCTGAGTCAGATCTAAAGCAAACACAAAACACTCAGCCTGCACTAATGGCTGTAAGTATGGCGGTGTTACGTGTACTCGAGGTAGAAGGCAGGCTTGATTTAAAACAAATGTCACACTGTGTCGCTGGACACTCGTTGGGCGAGTATTCAGCGCTTACAGCAGCCCGCGTCCTCTCGCTTGCAAATACTGCAAAATTATTAAGGATTAGGGGCAACGCCATGCGCTCAGCTGCGCCAGAAGGTACCGGAGCAATGGCGGCAATTTTGGGTCTTGAGACAGATGTGGTAGCAGATATCACCAAAAAAGCGCAGCAGGAACTGGGAAACGAAGTCTGCGTTATTGCCAATGATAACTCACCTGGACAAATCGTAATCAGCGGCCACAAAGCAGCTGTTGAACGGGCTATGGAATTAGCTAAATCAAGGGGGTGCAAGCGCGCTCTATTGTTGCCCGTCAGTGGTCCGTTTCACTCACCGCTGATGCAACCAGCCGCCGACGTGATGCAAGACGCACTGGAGCAAGTCGAGTTTGCAAAACCCTTAGTGTCAGTTGTGTGTAACGTAACTGCAAAAACAGAGACTGAACCTGCGCGCCTAAAAGAAAATCTTGTCACACAAATAACCGGACAAGTGCGTTGGCGCGAGAGCATACAGAACCTGGATGTCCAACATATCATTGAACTAGGAGCAGGCAAAGTCTTGACAGGGCTGAATAAGCGTATTAATCCTAACTTAACAGTTTTGTCTATTGAAACCCCTACAGACATTGAAATTTTTTTAAAGGAAGCCGCATAA